A genome region from Bradyrhizobium guangzhouense includes the following:
- a CDS encoding hydantoinase/oxoprolinase family protein: MYSLGIDIGGTFTDIVLYCTDDGRVVAHKELTTPHDPTIGALAGVKQVVNASGTDPDQIGRVVHATTLFTNALIERRGARTGLITTSGFRDTLDLQREFKYDLYDLFLKLPKPLIEQDDRVEVNERTLFNGHIQHPLNEDELLIKTRRLLDRGVTSLAVSFLHSYANGTNELRAKSLIERHFPQVQLSISSEVCPQIREYERTSTTAANAYIKPIADKYLRELEVQLKAFGIPGALFMMLSNGGLTHIEEARRTPIELLESGPAAGTLVAAYFGKRSGFDNVLAFDMGGTTAKLGVIENGEPLIAYQFEAARQKRFAPGSGLPVNISTVELIEIGAGGGSIAHVDELGMLKVGPQSAGSRPGPACYPNGGTAPTVTDANVVSGAIDVDNFAGGTMVLRRGAAEAALTGVGHAIEMPFIKVANGIQAIVNETMAAAARVHVAERGHDITKYKLIVTGGGGPMHGCDVARRLGIKQVICPPNAGVASALGLLIAPARVDRSRTLGALLGSMEIEKLEAAFRRLEDDTRRVIAQARSPHSTLQMERRADIRFVGQGSELVTGLPVGPYSESERETIRAAFIQTYKGIFGDIIPDLDLEIMNIRVTLKEVREPAKLGRMEDPPRSEGSRYRPVYDDATRAWVKVPVLRRSELGIAGSIEGPALLDEQSSTLVVPRGSRMTLDASGNVIVQLRDDGDSVTVPVAEHATEIGA, translated from the coding sequence ATGTACTCGCTTGGTATCGATATTGGCGGCACGTTCACCGACATTGTCCTCTATTGCACTGATGATGGTCGCGTTGTCGCACACAAGGAGCTGACGACGCCCCATGATCCAACAATTGGAGCCCTCGCCGGCGTAAAGCAGGTCGTTAACGCCAGCGGCACCGATCCCGATCAGATTGGTCGCGTGGTCCATGCGACAACGTTGTTCACTAACGCTCTCATCGAGCGTCGTGGCGCAAGGACCGGATTGATCACAACGAGCGGCTTTAGGGATACGCTCGACTTACAGCGGGAGTTTAAATACGATCTGTATGATCTATTTCTGAAATTGCCAAAACCATTGATTGAGCAGGATGATCGCGTTGAAGTTAATGAACGCACCTTGTTCAACGGGCACATCCAGCATCCACTCAACGAAGACGAACTTCTAATAAAAACACGCCGGCTGCTCGACAGGGGCGTCACTTCGCTGGCAGTTTCATTCTTGCATTCATATGCCAATGGGACAAATGAACTGCGAGCCAAGAGCCTAATCGAGCGGCATTTCCCACAAGTCCAACTGTCGATCTCGTCCGAGGTCTGCCCACAAATCCGGGAGTACGAACGAACGTCAACGACCGCCGCGAACGCGTATATCAAGCCCATTGCAGACAAATATTTGCGTGAACTCGAGGTGCAGCTAAAGGCCTTTGGAATACCAGGAGCACTTTTCATGATGCTCTCAAACGGCGGATTGACGCATATCGAGGAAGCGCGCCGTACGCCGATCGAACTGTTGGAGTCGGGGCCGGCTGCTGGCACATTGGTGGCCGCGTATTTCGGCAAACGCTCCGGATTTGACAATGTGCTTGCCTTCGACATGGGCGGGACAACTGCAAAGCTTGGCGTGATTGAGAACGGCGAGCCCCTGATCGCGTATCAGTTTGAAGCGGCTCGCCAGAAGCGGTTCGCCCCAGGAAGCGGATTGCCGGTGAACATCTCGACTGTTGAGCTTATCGAAATCGGTGCGGGCGGCGGGAGCATCGCACATGTTGATGAGCTAGGAATGCTCAAGGTGGGGCCGCAAAGTGCGGGATCGCGACCTGGCCCCGCCTGCTACCCGAACGGCGGAACTGCGCCAACGGTTACCGATGCAAACGTTGTTTCGGGGGCGATTGACGTTGATAACTTTGCCGGTGGCACTATGGTTTTGCGCCGCGGAGCTGCAGAGGCGGCGCTCACAGGCGTCGGGCACGCCATAGAGATGCCATTCATCAAAGTGGCGAATGGCATTCAGGCCATTGTTAACGAGACGATGGCAGCCGCCGCGCGTGTCCATGTTGCTGAGCGAGGCCACGATATAACTAAGTACAAGCTCATCGTGACGGGCGGTGGCGGCCCGATGCACGGTTGTGACGTCGCCAGACGTCTCGGCATCAAACAGGTTATCTGTCCGCCGAATGCTGGCGTCGCGTCGGCACTCGGCTTGTTGATTGCACCCGCGCGTGTTGATCGCTCGAGAACGCTTGGCGCCCTGCTGGGATCGATGGAAATCGAGAAACTCGAAGCAGCCTTCAGGCGCCTGGAAGACGACACAAGGCGCGTGATTGCGCAGGCCAGATCTCCGCACAGTACACTTCAGATGGAGCGCCGCGCCGACATTCGCTTTGTGGGCCAAGGGTCGGAGCTGGTAACAGGACTGCCCGTTGGACCCTACAGCGAGAGCGAACGTGAAACTATTCGCGCTGCGTTCATCCAGACCTATAAAGGTATCTTCGGCGATATCATACCCGATCTTGATCTTGAGATTATGAACATCCGTGTAACCCTGAAAGAAGTACGAGAACCCGCGAAACTTGGTCGGATGGAAGACCCTCCTCGCTCGGAGGGATCTCGCTATCGACCCGTGTATGATGATGCAACTCGCGCTTGGGTTAAAGTCCCAGTTCTTCGACGATCGGAACTCGGGATTGCAGGATCGATCGAAGGCCCGGCCCTTTTGGATGAGCAATCATCAACACTAGTTGTGCCGCGCGGGAGCCGCATGACGTTGGACGCCTCTGGCAATGTCATTGTTCAGCTCAGGGATGATGGTGACAGTGTTACCGTTCCAGTAGCAGAGCACGCCACCGAAATCGGGGCGTAG
- the tnpA gene encoding IS66-like element accessory protein TnpA, with product MADAMHEARLDARQESGSYRRIEVITGQRRRRRWTAEEKARIVAESFEEGANISEVARRHGVVRGLLTVWRRKFATAVSFQAPGFVPVRIASESGPATADESDRLACAHKVPPQMASAPGKLGGMIEIELGGARIRVEPGVELATLSTVLSALRGIR from the coding sequence ATGGCAGATGCCATGCATGAAGCCAGGCTTGATGCCAGGCAGGAAAGCGGCTCCTATCGTCGGATCGAGGTGATCACAGGGCAGCGTCGACGACGGCGCTGGACGGCTGAAGAGAAGGCTCGGATCGTGGCCGAGAGCTTCGAGGAAGGGGCCAATATTTCCGAGGTCGCTCGGCGCCATGGCGTTGTCCGTGGGTTGCTGACGGTGTGGCGGCGCAAGTTCGCGACGGCAGTGAGCTTTCAGGCGCCAGGCTTCGTGCCGGTCCGGATCGCTTCCGAGAGCGGTCCGGCGACGGCAGACGAGTCGGACCGGTTAGCGTGCGCGCATAAGGTGCCGCCGCAGATGGCATCGGCTCCAGGCAAGCTTGGCGGAATGATCGAGATCGAGCTGGGCGGGGCACGCATCCGGGTCGAGCCCGGAGTGGAGCTGGCGACGCTTTCGACAGTGCTATCGGCGCTTCGGGGCATCCGTTGA
- the tnpC gene encoding IS66 family transposase, with protein sequence MAIRPEALPTDAAALAEMVLALDAENEKLRVAMQTLKEMIFGKRSERLAAIVAEQLALELDDLATGVTSPAPANDDLPATKPAGKPRKKARRNIGALPKHLPRCEQVLEPDTTACPCCQGLLHRIGEDVSEVLDVIPAILRVLRTIRPKYACRGCTDGVVQAKVLPRLIDSGMASTALVAHVVISKFAWYLPLYRQVQILAGQGLHLDRATLAGWVKRAAWWLKSLYELQLRTIQASPRLFCDETPMPVLDPGRHRTRICQFWAHAMDDRPWGGPSPPAVAYVFADGRGTEEIAGQLAGFSGILQVDGYAAYKALARGQGGAIQLAFCLAHARRKFVEVYKTMQSPFAHEVIERLQAVYAIEAEIRGLSAEQRLAARRTRSAPLMEVLKARLTSMLDHLFSQSKLVEAINYTLNHWDGLTLFLRDGRVEVDSNTVERSMRPIAMGRRNSLFSGSEGGAESWAILASLVNTAKLHELDPQAYLADVLERIVSGQTKSHQLHELLPWNWKATRELSARVAA encoded by the coding sequence ATGGCGATTCGTCCCGAAGCTCTTCCGACCGATGCAGCGGCTCTGGCCGAGATGGTGCTCGCGCTTGACGCCGAGAACGAGAAGCTACGTGTGGCGATGCAGACGCTGAAGGAGATGATCTTCGGCAAGCGCTCAGAGCGGCTGGCGGCGATCGTGGCCGAGCAGCTCGCGCTCGAACTGGACGATCTCGCGACTGGCGTCACATCACCTGCGCCAGCCAACGACGATTTGCCTGCGACGAAGCCGGCTGGGAAGCCGCGCAAGAAGGCGAGGCGCAACATCGGCGCGCTACCCAAGCATTTGCCTCGCTGCGAGCAGGTGCTCGAGCCAGACACGACAGCGTGCCCGTGCTGCCAGGGCCTTCTGCACCGGATCGGCGAGGATGTGAGCGAGGTACTGGACGTGATCCCGGCGATCCTGCGGGTACTGCGCACGATTCGTCCCAAATACGCCTGCCGCGGCTGCACCGACGGCGTGGTGCAGGCGAAGGTGCTGCCGCGTCTGATCGACAGCGGCATGGCATCGACGGCACTCGTGGCTCACGTGGTGATCTCGAAGTTCGCCTGGTATCTGCCGCTGTACCGCCAGGTGCAGATCCTGGCCGGTCAGGGCCTTCATCTCGACCGCGCGACGCTCGCCGGCTGGGTGAAGCGTGCGGCATGGTGGCTTAAGAGTCTTTATGAGCTTCAGCTGCGGACGATCCAGGCTTCGCCGCGGCTGTTCTGCGACGAGACGCCGATGCCGGTGCTCGATCCCGGACGACATCGCACTCGTATCTGCCAGTTCTGGGCGCATGCGATGGATGATCGCCCATGGGGTGGCCCATCGCCGCCGGCGGTCGCCTATGTGTTTGCGGATGGCCGCGGCACCGAGGAGATCGCCGGGCAATTGGCCGGCTTCTCCGGCATTCTGCAGGTGGATGGCTATGCCGCCTACAAAGCGCTTGCCCGCGGTCAAGGCGGGGCGATCCAGCTGGCTTTTTGTCTCGCGCATGCCCGACGCAAATTCGTCGAGGTGTACAAGACGATGCAGTCGCCGTTCGCTCACGAAGTGATCGAGCGCCTGCAAGCGGTCTACGCCATCGAGGCCGAGATCCGTGGCTTGAGCGCCGAACAGCGGCTTGCCGCCCGCCGCACCAGGTCCGCACCGCTGATGGAGGTGCTGAAGGCGCGACTGACCTCGATGCTCGACCACCTGTTCTCCCAATCGAAGCTAGTGGAGGCCATCAACTATACGCTCAATCACTGGGACGGACTGACGCTATTTCTCCGCGATGGCCGCGTCGAGGTCGACAGCAACACCGTCGAGCGTTCAATGCGCCCGATTGCGATGGGGCGCCGTAACTCATTGTTCAGCGGCAGCGAGGGCGGCGCCGAGAGCTGGGCAATCCTTGCGTCGCTGGTCAATACGGCAAAGCTCCACGAACTCGATCCGCAGGCCTATCTGGCCGATGTGCTGGAGCGCATCGTCTCCGGTCAGACCAAGAGCCACCAGCTGCACGAACTTCTCCCCTGGAACTGGAAGGCGACCCGCGAGCTCAGCGCACGGGTGGCCGCATGA
- a CDS encoding UPF0149 family protein: MTRRRRSSSSSSMAAAAMPLDELEPWLQARAEQHPVATSLPMLDGYVAAIVAGPVSMSPLDWICPLLAIDADAFNHGGTPEFAAISAVALRHNDISNVLSTAPHRFAPVHGRKPNGDVDARPWCQGFHAAMRLRLSAWGPLLDVSNIHHGLLLPILLHCVDDQGRPLLGPPRKGRETEEFLRNAHADIPDVVEAMRQYWMPTRYARTG, translated from the coding sequence ATGACCCGCCGCCGCCGTTCATCATCTTCATCATCGATGGCGGCAGCCGCGATGCCGCTCGACGAACTTGAGCCTTGGCTACAGGCTCGTGCCGAGCAGCATCCCGTCGCCACCAGTCTTCCCATGCTCGACGGCTATGTCGCCGCGATCGTGGCCGGGCCGGTGTCGATGAGTCCGCTCGACTGGATCTGTCCGCTGCTCGCCATCGACGCCGACGCATTCAACCATGGCGGCACGCCGGAGTTCGCCGCGATTTCGGCCGTCGCGCTGCGCCACAACGACATCAGTAATGTTCTTTCCACCGCACCACATCGGTTCGCACCGGTCCATGGCCGCAAGCCGAATGGCGACGTTGATGCGCGGCCGTGGTGTCAGGGATTCCATGCCGCCATGCGGTTGCGACTATCAGCCTGGGGCCCACTGCTCGACGTCAGCAACATACACCACGGCTTGCTCCTGCCCATCCTGCTGCATTGCGTCGACGATCAAGGGCGTCCACTGCTTGGACCACCAAGGAAAGGCCGCGAGACCGAGGAATTCCTGCGCAACGCCCATGCCGACATTCCGGACGTCGTCGAGGCCATGCGTCAGTACTGGATGCCGACCCGCTACGCTCGCACAGGCTGA
- a CDS encoding flavin reductase family protein — MIDAGRAIATATPETFREVSRKWASGIAVVTAVDSHGALFGTTMSAVVSLSISPLQYLICIDRKSNSLPAITSTGWFCINMLSSSQERIAMTFAKKGTDKFSAISYREGLNRLPIIQDVASYIICHLNSSFDGGDHVIIVGDVIEIGLHDASPLVYLNGRFNNG; from the coding sequence ATGATCGATGCAGGTCGCGCCATTGCCACAGCGACGCCCGAAACATTTCGAGAAGTGTCGCGGAAGTGGGCCTCTGGAATCGCCGTCGTAACTGCAGTCGATAGTCACGGAGCGCTTTTCGGCACCACGATGAGCGCCGTCGTCAGCCTATCGATCAGCCCCCTGCAATACCTGATATGCATCGACAGAAAGTCGAACTCGCTCCCCGCCATCACTTCGACAGGGTGGTTTTGCATCAACATGCTCTCCTCATCCCAAGAGCGCATTGCGATGACGTTTGCAAAGAAGGGGACAGATAAGTTTTCGGCGATTTCCTATCGAGAAGGTCTAAATCGATTACCAATTATCCAGGACGTCGCCTCATATATTATCTGTCACCTGAACAGCAGCTTTGATGGCGGCGATCACGTCATAATCGTTGGCGATGTCATCGAGATCGGTCTCCACGATGCGTCTCCGCTGGTCTATTTGAATGGACGCTTTAATAACGGATGA
- a CDS encoding NAD-dependent succinate-semialdehyde dehydrogenase yields MKYENTLLFIDGEWCSGSEKQTIPIFNPATDEEIGHVAKATVADLDRAAASAEKAFHVWRRTPAVERGVTLRKAAGLLRDRLESIAHVLTLEQGKPLLEARAEIASCADAFEWAAEEGRRLYGRVIPSRAAGVAQYVVRAPVGPVAAFTPWNFPASQVAKKLAPALAAGCSVIVKASEEVPRSAAAIITSLVDAGIPTGVVQLAYGTPDEISRHLIAHPAIRKISFTGSVPVGKHLAALSGEQMKRTTMELGGHGPAIVFKDADISSAAALLVSGKYRNAGQTCAAPTRFMVHNDVYHEFVAAFVEKTQSLVVGNGLDATTQMGPLANERRGKLFDQFVDDARQRGAKLMCGGESLFTRGTFRQPTVLANVDPSMRVMNDEPFCPIALISGFDNPNEAVAEANRLPFGLAGYAFTESSANAQFLAENLEVGMLSINHLGLALPETPFGGVKESGYGSEGGLESTEGYLNTRFITNKAY; encoded by the coding sequence ATGAAATATGAGAATACGCTCCTCTTTATTGACGGAGAATGGTGCTCCGGCTCTGAGAAGCAAACGATCCCGATCTTTAATCCAGCAACTGACGAGGAGATCGGTCACGTCGCTAAGGCGACGGTGGCCGATCTCGACCGTGCAGCTGCGTCCGCCGAGAAGGCGTTCCATGTTTGGCGGAGAACGCCCGCGGTGGAACGCGGAGTTACGCTACGTAAGGCAGCTGGCCTGCTCCGCGATCGACTAGAGTCCATCGCCCATGTTCTCACCTTGGAGCAAGGTAAGCCTCTTTTGGAAGCGCGAGCGGAGATCGCGAGTTGCGCCGATGCCTTCGAATGGGCTGCTGAAGAGGGAAGGCGGCTCTATGGGCGCGTGATACCGTCGCGTGCAGCAGGCGTTGCGCAATATGTCGTACGTGCTCCAGTAGGCCCGGTTGCTGCGTTCACCCCGTGGAATTTCCCCGCGAGCCAAGTCGCGAAGAAGCTTGCTCCAGCGTTGGCTGCCGGATGCTCCGTGATCGTCAAGGCCTCGGAAGAGGTGCCACGATCTGCCGCGGCAATCATCACGTCACTTGTCGATGCTGGCATTCCAACAGGTGTTGTCCAGCTCGCATACGGCACTCCCGATGAAATATCGCGGCACCTGATTGCCCACCCGGCGATTCGGAAGATCTCCTTCACCGGCTCTGTTCCGGTTGGAAAACATCTAGCTGCGCTCTCGGGCGAGCAGATGAAGAGGACGACGATGGAACTCGGCGGGCATGGGCCGGCGATTGTCTTCAAAGACGCCGACATATCCTCAGCCGCGGCGCTGCTCGTTTCAGGCAAGTATCGCAACGCCGGTCAAACCTGCGCCGCGCCGACGCGGTTTATGGTACACAACGATGTTTATCATGAGTTCGTCGCAGCTTTTGTTGAAAAGACACAATCGCTTGTCGTTGGCAACGGTCTGGATGCGACAACGCAGATGGGCCCCCTCGCGAACGAACGCAGAGGGAAACTCTTCGATCAATTTGTGGACGACGCGAGGCAGCGAGGCGCAAAGCTCATGTGCGGCGGCGAGAGCTTATTTACTCGCGGAACATTCAGGCAGCCAACAGTACTTGCGAATGTCGATCCATCGATGCGAGTCATGAACGATGAGCCATTCTGCCCAATCGCGCTCATTAGCGGCTTTGACAATCCAAATGAAGCTGTTGCAGAGGCTAACCGATTGCCCTTCGGGCTCGCCGGATATGCCTTCACGGAATCATCGGCGAACGCTCAGTTCCTGGCGGAGAATCTTGAGGTCGGTATGCTCAGCATCAACCACCTGGGCCTTGCCTTGCCGGAAACGCCCTTTGGCGGCGTCAAAGAGTCTGGGTACGGTTCCGAGGGTGGCCTAGAATCAACTGAAGGCTATCTCAATACCAGATTCATCACCAATAAGGCCTACTAG
- a CDS encoding Glu/Leu/Phe/Val family dehydrogenase translates to MTTYSGPVFDMAVQQFEVIADHLSVPQDARARLLIPKRAITVSCPIHRDDGTTAVFEGYRVQHHLTLGPTKGGTRFAASVDLGEVAALAIWMSWKCALTGLPYGGAKGGISVDPSNLSRRELEALSRRYMQEMIPFVGPHTDVMAPDMGTNEQVMAWFMDTYSMYQGRTVTEIVTGKPVSAGGTLGRREATGRGVAHLTRRVMNEQGINLNHATAAVQGFGNVGSIAALELHHMGVKVIAVSDHTGALYCASGLNIPELVVHAATHGSLSGYSSELAFDPQEVLTLSCDVLVPAAMERVIDAAVATKLRCRIVAEGANGPTTPEADLVLTQRQNEIFLIPDILCNSGGVVVSYFEWVQDLQQLFWEEEEVVRREYQILDRAFDRMVARASRDKVFNRTAAMAIGVERVRGAKNTRGLFP, encoded by the coding sequence GTGACCACATACAGTGGACCTGTCTTTGACATGGCCGTACAACAGTTCGAAGTGATCGCTGATCACCTGTCTGTGCCGCAGGACGCGAGGGCGCGCTTGTTAATACCAAAGCGCGCGATCACTGTATCTTGTCCTATTCATCGAGACGACGGCACGACGGCGGTTTTTGAAGGGTATCGAGTTCAGCATCACCTCACGCTAGGACCTACGAAAGGCGGCACGCGCTTCGCGGCTAGTGTGGACCTCGGCGAGGTTGCTGCGCTTGCGATCTGGATGAGTTGGAAGTGCGCCCTAACCGGCTTGCCCTATGGTGGCGCCAAGGGCGGCATCAGCGTCGATCCATCGAATCTATCAAGGCGCGAACTAGAGGCATTATCACGCCGCTACATGCAGGAGATGATCCCCTTCGTTGGCCCTCACACTGATGTCATGGCCCCCGATATGGGGACCAACGAGCAGGTGATGGCGTGGTTTATGGACACCTATTCGATGTATCAGGGCCGGACCGTGACGGAGATCGTTACCGGTAAACCGGTCAGCGCCGGAGGGACATTGGGACGCCGCGAGGCGACAGGGCGGGGCGTCGCGCATCTGACGCGCCGCGTGATGAACGAACAGGGCATCAATCTGAACCATGCAACGGCTGCTGTGCAGGGCTTCGGAAATGTCGGCTCGATCGCCGCACTTGAGCTTCACCATATGGGCGTTAAAGTGATCGCCGTCAGCGACCACACCGGCGCGCTCTACTGCGCTTCCGGCCTCAACATTCCAGAACTCGTGGTACATGCGGCAACACATGGCAGTCTCTCGGGGTATTCGAGTGAACTAGCCTTCGATCCGCAGGAAGTCCTCACGCTGTCTTGTGATGTTCTTGTGCCAGCCGCGATGGAGCGGGTCATCGACGCTGCTGTCGCCACGAAGCTGCGTTGCCGTATTGTCGCTGAAGGGGCCAATGGGCCGACGACACCGGAAGCCGATCTGGTTCTTACGCAGCGACAGAATGAGATCTTCCTGATCCCGGATATTCTGTGCAATTCCGGCGGGGTAGTGGTGAGCTATTTCGAATGGGTGCAGGATCTGCAACAACTCTTCTGGGAAGAGGAGGAAGTAGTACGACGCGAATACCAGATTCTCGATCGAGCGTTCGATCGGATGGTGGCGAGGGCGAGCCGCGACAAGGTGTTCAATCGCACGGCGGCCATGGCCATAGGCGTCGAGCGGGTGCGGGGCGCCAAGAATACGCGAGGTCTATTTCCATGA
- a CDS encoding flavin-containing monooxygenase, whose amino-acid sequence MSLEVVDTIVIGAGQAGLAMSEHLTSAGIPHVVLERHRIAERWRTARWDSLVANGPAWHDRFPGLTFQTHPDAFPGKEEIADYFVAYAKKIAAPVRCGVEVTAVQRNEGRLGFRVETSQGTLEANNVVAAIGPFQIPTIPQVVPQDIGVVQIHSSDYRNPEQLPRGAVLVVGAGSSGSQIADELLRSDRKVYLSVGPHERPPRSYRGYDFCWWLGVLGKWDNEARVRGTEHVTISVSGARGGYTVDFRKLAADGMMLVGSTEAFEAGNVTFASDLAKNVAMGDASLFTLLDEADEYVRRNGLALPEEPEARRLLPDPDCLMNPQRELNLKTAGVNTIIWATGFSSDYSWLKVKAFDEAGKPEHQRGVSSEPGVYFVGLPWQSRRGSAFIWGVWHDAKYIADRISTRRRYLEHHVVKSEKVDPRKATGGP is encoded by the coding sequence ATGTCATTAGAAGTAGTAGATACGATCGTGATCGGAGCCGGTCAGGCAGGGCTGGCTATGAGTGAACATCTGACTTCGGCTGGTATTCCTCACGTCGTCTTGGAAAGGCACCGGATCGCGGAGAGATGGCGAACAGCCCGGTGGGACTCGCTGGTGGCTAATGGTCCCGCGTGGCATGACCGTTTCCCCGGCCTAACATTTCAGACGCACCCTGATGCGTTCCCGGGTAAGGAGGAGATCGCGGACTATTTCGTTGCCTACGCAAAGAAGATTGCCGCGCCGGTGCGCTGTGGGGTGGAGGTTACGGCCGTACAACGGAACGAGGGACGATTGGGCTTTCGAGTGGAAACCTCGCAAGGGACGTTGGAGGCAAATAACGTAGTTGCAGCGATCGGTCCATTCCAGATTCCGACAATACCTCAAGTAGTACCGCAGGACATTGGAGTCGTCCAAATTCACTCGAGCGACTACCGAAACCCGGAGCAGTTGCCTAGAGGGGCCGTGTTGGTTGTTGGCGCAGGATCTTCCGGAAGCCAGATCGCAGACGAACTTCTGCGCTCTGATCGGAAGGTCTATCTCTCCGTGGGCCCCCACGAACGCCCCCCGCGCTCCTACCGCGGCTACGACTTCTGCTGGTGGCTCGGCGTCTTGGGAAAGTGGGATAATGAAGCAAGAGTTCGCGGTACCGAGCACGTAACGATCTCCGTCAGTGGGGCCCGTGGGGGATACACGGTCGACTTCAGGAAGCTCGCCGCAGACGGAATGATGCTTGTTGGCTCAACTGAAGCGTTCGAGGCAGGCAACGTAACGTTTGCCAGTGATCTCGCGAAGAATGTCGCGATGGGTGACGCCTCGCTCTTCACTCTGTTGGATGAGGCCGATGAATACGTTAGGCGGAATGGACTTGCACTTCCGGAGGAGCCTGAAGCGCGCAGGTTACTCCCGGACCCGGACTGCCTAATGAATCCGCAGCGTGAGCTCAATCTAAAGACTGCCGGCGTGAATACGATCATCTGGGCGACGGGCTTTTCGTCGGACTACAGCTGGCTTAAGGTCAAGGCCTTCGACGAGGCCGGAAAACCCGAACACCAACGTGGGGTATCCTCGGAGCCGGGCGTCTACTTTGTGGGCTTGCCTTGGCAATCTAGGCGAGGGTCCGCTTTTATCTGGGGTGTCTGGCATGACGCTAAATATATTGCTGATCGTATCTCTACTCGGCGGCGTTACCTGGAACATCACGTCGTAAAATCGGAGAAAGTTGATCCACGAAAAGCGACGGGAGGCCCCTAA
- a CDS encoding RidA family protein, with product MAHRRIRKFNTKHTYPEQKLDNDLCQAVVTSGGKIIWLRGQCPQSLNDAVNIDSHDPVEQTHKVMQNIKQLIEESGGKIEHLVKVVVYLTDVRHREAVYRTMGQYIKGVHPVSTGLVVQALARPEWLVEIDATAVIPE from the coding sequence GTGGCTCATAGGCGGATTCGGAAATTCAATACGAAACACACTTATCCGGAGCAGAAGCTCGACAATGATCTATGTCAGGCAGTGGTGACTAGCGGCGGAAAAATTATTTGGCTACGGGGCCAGTGCCCCCAGAGCTTGAATGACGCCGTCAACATCGACAGCCATGATCCTGTCGAGCAGACGCATAAGGTGATGCAGAATATTAAGCAACTCATCGAAGAAAGTGGCGGTAAGATTGAACATTTGGTCAAGGTTGTCGTTTACCTTACCGACGTGCGGCATCGGGAGGCCGTTTATCGAACGATGGGTCAGTACATAAAGGGCGTGCATCCCGTGTCCACAGGACTTGTTGTCCAAGCGTTGGCGCGACCTGAGTGGCTTGTTGAAATCGACGCCACAGCGGTGATACCCGAGTGA
- a CDS encoding DUF1028 domain-containing protein: MTFSLVARCDQTGMFGVAISSSSPAVASRCSFARAGVGAVASQNVTDPSLGPLALDAMESGMSAWEAVEEVKQRSRFIEYRQLLAVDRDGNAAVYSGPNSLGIWAQTSGENVAAGGNLLANDGVPHAIVDAFIGSSGHLGDRLIASLRAGLAAGGEAGPLHSAGMKLVDQVSWPVVDLRCDWTQECPIELLVSAWKVYKPQLNAYVKRALDPRAAPSFGVPGDE, from the coding sequence ATGACGTTTTCCCTAGTTGCTCGGTGCGACCAGACTGGAATGTTCGGCGTAGCGATTTCGTCTTCATCTCCGGCTGTCGCTTCAAGGTGTTCATTCGCGCGAGCTGGTGTCGGCGCGGTCGCTTCGCAGAACGTAACTGATCCCTCGCTAGGACCATTGGCCTTGGATGCGATGGAGAGCGGCATGTCCGCGTGGGAAGCCGTCGAAGAAGTGAAACAACGTAGTCGATTTATCGAGTATCGCCAGCTACTGGCAGTTGACCGCGACGGAAATGCCGCTGTTTATTCAGGGCCCAATTCACTAGGCATATGGGCTCAGACGAGCGGAGAAAATGTCGCGGCCGGCGGCAATCTCCTAGCAAATGACGGAGTACCGCACGCAATTGTCGATGCATTCATTGGTTCGTCAGGGCATCTTGGTGACCGCCTGATTGCGTCACTAAGAGCCGGGTTGGCCGCCGGCGGGGAGGCCGGTCCGTTACACTCAGCCGGCATGAAGCTTGTTGACCAAGTCAGTTGGCCAGTCGTGGACCTGCGCTGCGACTGGACACAAGAGTGTCCGATCGAACTGCTCGTTTCTGCCTGGAAGGTCTACAAACCCCAACTTAACGCCTACGTGAAGCGCGCGCTTGATCCACGAGCGGCTCCTTCGTTCGGCGTCCCGGGTGACGAATAG